The DNA window TTCCAGCCGACATCGAACCCTTGCCGTCGTCAGCACCCTTTGGTGAATCGTTCTCCCTCGCCATGCCGGCCTTGCCGTTGGCGACAATCCCGACCAGCACGAAAAGCAAGCCGACCAGAATCGCCGCGAACGCGCCCTGCGGCGGGAGTCCGTCGACAAAGAACGGCAGCAGGGAACCGACCAGGATCACCGTGCCGATGAAGATCGAGAACCCGAGCGACATCCCGATGTGATGGATCGCTTTTCCCCACATCATCACTCCGATTCCCCAAAGCACGCTTGTCGCTACCATCTTCGGCAATACCGCCTTCACTTCCGGTGCGGCGTAAATCTCCCCCGCTCCTTTCATGATCAGAAGGGTTGCCACCAACGGCACGACGAACATCGTGAGCATGAAGAACAGACCCCAGGTGTTCTCTTCCTTGAAGTCCTTCGTGAATTTCCCGGGCAAGGCGTACAGCCCGAGCATGAGTCCGGCGACGAGCGCCCAAGTTATGCCTTCGATCATGGATTTTGGTGGGTTCGGTTGATTCGGGTTTTGGAAAATTGGCGGGCTCAGCGGCCCATCCAGCCGCCATCGACGAGGAGCGTGGCCCCGTGCACGTAGGCGGAGGCAGCGGAGGCGAGGAATACCGCGGCCCCCTTGAAGTCAGAGGGTTCGCCCCAGCGACCGGCCGGGATGCGTGACAGGATCTGCCCGCTTCGCACCGGATCGTCGCGCAGCGCCTCGGTGTTGTCGGTGGCGATGTATCCGGGTGCGATGGCATTGACGTTGACCCCCTTCGCAGCCCACTCGTTGGCCAGCGCCATCGTGAGCTGGCCGATGCCGCCCTTCGATGCGGCGTAGCCAGGCACGGTGATGCCACCTTGGAAGGTAAGCAGGGAGGCCGTGAAGATGATCTTGCCGGAACCGCGGGCCACCATATCTTTGCCAAGTTCGCGACTGAGCACGAACTGCGCGTTCAGGTTCACCTCCATCACCTGGTCCCAATACTCGTCCGGATGTTCCGCAGCGGGTTTCCTCAGGATCGTGCCGGCGTTGTTCACGAGCACGTCGATTGCCGGAACGTCCGACTTGAGATCGGCAATGAACCGGTAGAGTTCCGCCCGGTCGGAAAAATCGCACCGATACCCGCGGAACGAACGGCCTGTCGCCGTGACGCATCGCTCGACCTCGCTACCGGCCTCTTCAAGCGAAGCAGAGACGCCGATGATATCCGCTCCAGCTTCGGCCAGACCTTCCGCAATCGCCTTTCCGATTCCACGTTTGCAGCCGGTTACCAGGGCTGTTTTGCCTTCGAGCGAGAACTGGTCGAGAATGCTCATGGGTTGGAGAACAGAGGTGCCCGGGCGCCGTTCAACTGCACCGAATCAGGGTTTTGATTCCGTCGGGGTTCGCATCGATCGCTGCAAAGGCATCACCGACTTCGTCGAGCGGGCGGACATCGGTGATCAAACGATCGATCATCAGCCGCCCGGCAGCCGCCAACGCGATGGCCTCGTCGAAGTCCCTTTCCTCGTAAAGCCGGGCACCGATCAACCGGAGTTCGGACCAGAAGAAACGGAACAGGTTCACAGGCTTCGGCTGGGGGTGGATCGCAACCATCACGATGCGACCCCGCACCGCCGCAAGTTCGGTCATCACTTCGACTCCCGGCGCCGACCCGGAAACTTCGAAGACGCAGTCCGCCATCCCGCCCGACGTCAGCTCGGTGACGCACTCCACCACGTTCCCGGAAATAGGGTTCACCGCATCGAAGCCGAGGGAACGCACAAGTTCGATCCGTTGCTCGTTCGGTTCGGAAACAATGACCCTGGCGCCCTTCTCGCGTGCGACCAGGGCAATCAGCAATCCGATCGGGCCGCCGCCGATCACCACGCAGGTCTCACCGCGGGACACTTCGCCAAGACGCACATCATGACATGCGACCGCCGCCGGCTCGATCAGGGCGCCGTGCTCGAGCGAAAGCGATTCAGGCAGCCGGTGCAACGTGTAGGCCGGAACGGTCCACGACGACTGCATGCCGCCGGGCAGATCGATTCCGATGAACTTCAGGTTCTTCCCGACGTGGGAATGCCCCCGGTCGAAACCGACCGGATCGCCAAACTTCAGCGGGCGCACCGC is part of the Haloferula helveola genome and encodes:
- a CDS encoding SDR family oxidoreductase, whose protein sequence is MLDQFSLEGKTALVTGCKRGIGKAIAEGLAEAGADIIGVSASLEEAGSEVERCVTATGRSFRGYRCDFSDRAELYRFIADLKSDVPAIDVLVNNAGTILRKPAAEHPDEYWDQVMEVNLNAQFVLSRELGKDMVARGSGKIIFTASLLTFQGGITVPGYAASKGGIGQLTMALANEWAAKGVNVNAIAPGYIATDNTEALRDDPVRSGQILSRIPAGRWGEPSDFKGAAVFLASAASAYVHGATLLVDGGWMGR
- a CDS encoding zinc-dependent alcohol dehydrogenase, with the protein product MKAAFYRGDRVVEAGAGESLPPGPGEVRLDVGFCGVCGTDMHIYHGHMDARVAKPQILGHEVSATVAALGDGVGGWSVGDRVAVRPLKFGDPVGFDRGHSHVGKNLKFIGIDLPGGMQSSWTVPAYTLHRLPESLSLEHGALIEPAAVACHDVRLGEVSRGETCVVIGGGPIGLLIALVAREKGARVIVSEPNEQRIELVRSLGFDAVNPISGNVVECVTELTSGGMADCVFEVSGSAPGVEVMTELAAVRGRIVMVAIHPQPKPVNLFRFFWSELRLIGARLYEERDFDEAIALAAAGRLMIDRLITDVRPLDEVGDAFAAIDANPDGIKTLIRCS